One window from the genome of Drosophila albomicans strain 15112-1751.03 chromosome 2L, ASM965048v2, whole genome shotgun sequence encodes:
- the LOC117564675 gene encoding abhydrolase domain-containing protein 2: MSTAFLTLIAVIVCILFRILNVHSQPLKPSVWCLDEQFLDCLYKIAPVLREPYVPPRLWGFSGHVQTVLHSIVGRVRCPWPLGERVYLSLGDGSTLTYDLYQPLKEQEDDITVAICPGIANSSESVYIRTFVHLAQCNGYRCAVMNHIGALRTVQVTSTRIFTYGHTDDFAAMVEHLHQKYQQSRMVAVGFSLGGNLVTKYMGEEQKTKPNSVIGGISICQGYNAVEGTKWLLNWQNFRRFYLYIMTENVKSIILRHRHVLLSDEVKARHNLNEREIIAAATLPELDEAYTRRVYNFSSTQELYKWSSSLFYFDTIEKPMIFINAKDDPLVPVDLLHPIKEYATTRVKSAYVEVAHGGHLGFYEGGFFYPNPVTWLDRTLVAMVGSLVMMHAGGSKVAT; the protein is encoded by the exons atgTCCACCGCGTTTTTAACACTTATTGCCGTCATTGTGTGCATTCTATTTCGCATTCTCAATGTGCACAGTCAACCGCTTAAGCCCAGTGTTTGGTGTCTGGATGAACAGTTTCTAGATTGCTTGTATAAAATTGCGCCGGTGCTGCGAGAGCC CTATGTTCCGCCGAGACTGTGGGGTTTCAGTGGCCATGTGCAGACCGTCTTGCATAGCATTGTGGGTCGTGTCCGTTGCCCCTGGCCTTTGGGTGAACGTGTCTATCTTTCGTTGGGCGATGGCTCCACGTTAACCTACGATTTGTATCAGCCCCTCAAGGAGCAGGAGG ATGACATTACTGTGGCCATTTGCCCGGGCATTGCGAATAGCTCGGAATCGGTTTATATTCGCACTTTTGTGCACCTGGCCCAGTGCAATGGTTATCGCTGTGCCGTCATGAATCACATTGGAGCACTGCGAACCGTTCAGGTGACCTCGACACGCATCTTTACCTATGGACACACTGATGATTTCGCTGCCATGGTCGAGCATCTGCATCAGAAGTATCAACAGAGTCGTATGGTTGCCGTTGGCTTCAGTTTGGGTGGCAATCTGGTTACCAAATACATGGGTGAAGAACAGAAGACTAAGCCGAATAGCGTCATTGGAGGCATCTCCATATGCCAGGGGTACAATGCTGTCGA GGGCACTAAATGGCTGCTCAACTGGCAGAACTTCCGCCGATTCTATTTGTACATCATGACGGAGAATGTGAAGAGCATTATACTGCGACATCGTCATGTGTTGCTCTCCGACGAGGTGAAGGCACGTCACAACCTCAACGAACGTGAGATTATTGCTGCCGCCACATTGCCGGAACTCGATGAGGCTTACACTCGGCGTGTTTACAACTTTTCATCAACCCAAGAGCTGTACAAATGGAGTTCGTCGCTCTTTTATTTCGATACTATTGAGAAACCCatgatatttattaatgcCAAGGATGATCCATTGGTGCCCGTTGATTTGCTGCATCCCATCAAGGAGTATGCAA CTACCCGCGTTAAGTCCGCCTATGTGGAGGTGGCTCACGGCGGACATTTGGGCTTCTATGAGGGCGGATTTTTCTACCCGAACCCAGTTACCTGGTTAGATCGCACACTTGTTGCCATGGTTGGATCGCTGGTGATGATGCATGCCGGTGGCAGTAAAGTGGCGACATAA